A single Zootoca vivipara chromosome 1, rZooViv1.1, whole genome shotgun sequence DNA region contains:
- the LOC132592423 gene encoding uncharacterized protein LOC132592423, translating into MMSGSQKSPKERSKAQEKLEKARQAASAQPRRASNPILQPGEVQGVQQGLQGTQFDQLITALTEIKTQLDVNSAGVKALDDSVKAVINRLDGIDASVKANTEAISKVQKDSQLATKEVKECKEQVKAAADRITELEQQRIYLQRQEQATQISVAFLQMQARENHLILRKYPEVDKGELSLKDQVIEDFTNQWKLDREELQKTIQKVYRLRPRGQKGAKILGDCVVEFQTRAQRDEILSWHFKEKLKIKGEQVILFKFIPKLFLTFRNQYQDLASALNKKITINLP; encoded by the coding sequence ATGATGTCGGGCAGCCAAAAATCGCCTAAGGAAAGATCTAAAGCCCAAGAAAAACTGGAAAAAGCGAGACAGGCTGCTTCGGCCCAACCGAGGAGAGCATCCAATCCAATACTACAACCTGGAGAAGTGCAGGGAGTGCAACAAGGACTACAAGGAACACAATTTGACCAACTCATAACAGCTCTGACAGAAATAAAAACCCAATTGGATGTGAATTCAGCAGGTGTCAAAGCACTTGATGACTCTGTAAAAGCAGTGATCAATAGACTGGATGGAATTGATGCTTCAGTGAAAGCCAATACGGAAGCAATTAGTAAAGTGCAAAAAGACTCGCAATTGGCGACAAAAGAAGTAAAGGAATGCAAGGAGCAAGTTAAAGCAGCGGCGGACAGAATTACAGAACTTGAACAACAAAGAATTTACCTTCAACGACAGGAACAGGCCACGCAGATATCTGTGGCCTTTTTACAGATGCAAGCGCGTGAAAATCACTTGATTTTACGAAAATATCCGGAGGTTGACAAAGGAGAACTGAGTTTGAAAGACCAGGTGATAGAGGACTTCACAAACCAGTGGAAGCTGGACAGAGAGGAACTGCAGAAAACGATTCAAAAAGTTTACAGATTGCGACCAAGAGGCCAGAAGGGAGCTAAAATATTAGGAGACTGCGTGGTAGAATTCCAGACAAGAGCCCAACGAGACGAAATCCTCAGCTGgcattttaaagagaaattgAAGATAAAAGGAGAGCAAGTCATTCTGTTTAAATTTATTCCAAAATTGTTTCTCACATTTAGAAACCAGTACCAAGATCTGGCAAGTGCCCTGAATAAGAAAATTACAATCAATCTTCCCTAG